One Peromyscus maniculatus bairdii isolate BWxNUB_F1_BW_parent chromosome 14, HU_Pman_BW_mat_3.1, whole genome shotgun sequence genomic window carries:
- the Serpina4 gene encoding kallistatin: protein MHCTHRLPLLLAGLLLLSHSQLVQASQDTSNQTYTEFSPNQTYTEFSQSNISSYQIASGNANFAFRLYHLIASQNTRQNIFFSPLSISFALAMLSTGAGGDTQTQILEGLGFNLTKLSLPEIHEGFRLVQHRLSHPSTSTEPSIKVGNVLILSQDLQLLSDFVSATKASYDSKVLLSNFRDTEATTRLINNYVKEKTHGKIRDLVSGLSPNERMVLVNYIFFQGLWKKPFPSSEGFVADFYVDENTVVKVPMMLQDDQQHWYLDDRYVPCTVLRMDYKNDAVAFFILPQKGKMKEVEQMLSPDMLTRWNRLLQKRYFYRKVSLQFPKFSISNSYALDEILPYLGFQDLFTHHADFSHINQDEKLQLSKVFHKAVLEVNEVGTEAAASTAISVMFFSKPKKRVLVFNQPFFAVIYSTSTQNILFMGKVFNPTA, encoded by the exons ATGCATTGCACTCACCGCCTGCCCCTTCTTCTGGCTGGACTCCTGCTGCTTTCTCACAGCCAGCTAGTCCAAGCATCCCAGGACACATCCAACCAAACCTATACAGAGTTCTCACCCAACCAAACCTATACAGAGTTCTCACAGTCGAACATCTCCAGCTACCAGATTGCCTCCGGCAATGCCAACTTTGCCTTCCGCCTCTACCACCTGATAGCATCCCAAAACACTAGACAGAACATTTTCTTCTCCCCGCTCAGCATCTCCTTCGCCTTGGCCATGCTGTCCACGGGGGCTGGTGGGGACACCCAGACTCAGATCCTTGAAGGCCTGGGCTTTAACCTCACGAAGCTGTCACTGCCCGAAATCCATGAGGGCTTCAGGTTGGTGCAGCATAGGCTAAGTCATCCCTCCACCTCCACCGAGCCGAGCATCAAGGTAGGCAATGTGCTGATCCTGAGCCAGGACCTGCAGCTCCTCTCCGACTTTGTCAGTGCCACCAAAGCCTCCTACGACAGCAAGGTCTTACTCAGTAACTTCAGAGACACGGAGGCTACGACCCGGCTCATCAACAACTACGTCAAGGAGAAAACTCATGGAAAGATCAGGGATTTGGTCAGTGGCCTGAGCCCTAATGAAAGGATGGTTCTGGTGAATTACATCTTCTTCCAAG GTCTGTGGAAGAAACCCTTTCCATCCTCAGAAGGCTTTGTCGCTGACTTCTACGTAGATGAGAACACTGTCGTGAAGGTGCCCATGATGCTGCAAGATGATCAGCAACACTGGTATCTTGATGACAGATATGTGCCCTGCACGGTGCTGCGGATGGATTACAAAAATGATGCTGTGGCCTTTTTCATCCTTCCTCAAAAGGGCAAGATGAAGGAGGTGGAGCAGATGCTATCTCCAGACATGCTAACAAGGTGGAACCGCTTGCTTCAGAAGAG GTACTTTTACAGAAAGGTCTCACTGCAGTTTCCCAAATTCTCCATTTCAAATTCCTACGCACTGGATGAGATTTTGCCCTACCTGGGCTTCCAGGACCTGTTCACCCATCATGCTGACTTCTCTCATATCAACCAAGATGAGAAATTGCAGTTATCCAAA GTTTTCCATAAGGCTGTCCTGGAGGTGAATGAAGTTGGCACGGAGGCTGCAGCATCCACTGCTATCTCGGTCATGTTTTTCTCTAAGCCCAAGAAACGTGTCCTTGTATTCAACCAGCCATTCTTTGCAGTGATCTATTCCACCAGCACCCAGAACATCCTCTTCATGGGGAAGGTGTTTAACCCCACAGCATAG